The genomic segment CCTTTCTTTTTAGGGGCGATATCAATCTCGCTCTTCACGTTTTCATTTCCCGCTATCTGGGCCGCTTTCTCCTCGACACTCTTTTTTTCGTCCTCTGATCTGACGGGTCCTTTTAATGTGACTTTTCCTTCGGTAGTAATGATCTTCACATTACGTGCGTATGTTGACATTGATTTGTCGCTCGTGATCGCCCGACGGATCTTCTGGGTAATCTCGAGGTCCTGTTTCGATTGACCCTGTTTTTCCGCAGTAAGCTCTTCCTGCGATCGGTCCCTTTTATTGGTTCCCGTATTATCGGCAGGCTGAGCAAAACATGCCACGTAGCTACTTGCCAGAAATGTGACGGATACGAATAATACCGCAAGGAATATGTTTTTTCTGACCATGATGCATCTCCTCCCTCTTTTTGGGATGACAGCT from the Syntrophorhabdaceae bacterium genome contains:
- a CDS encoding BON domain-containing protein; this encodes MVRKNIFLAVLFVSVTFLASSYVACFAQPADNTGTNKRDRSQEELTAEKQGQSKQDLEITQKIRRAITSDKSMSTYARNVKIITTEGKVTLKGPVRSEDEKKSVEEKAAQIAGNENVKSEIDIAPKKKGK